GAGAAAACGCGCGGGCTCAATGCGATCAGCTTCGCCGTGATGACGGTGATGTCGTCGGGCATCTCAATGTACGCGATGGCCAAGCTAATTGAGACGCTGCACATCTTCGACCCGCTGATGCAGGCGCTCGGCCTGCCGATGAGCTATGTCTTCCACCTCAGCATCATCGTCTCGGCCCTGATCACATTGGGCTACGTTTACCTCGGCGGCCTGACGAGCGCGATCTACAACGAGGTGCTCCAGTTCTTCCTAATCGTCGCCGGATTCTTTCCGCTCGTGGCGCTGGGGTTGTGGAACGTCGGCGGTTGGGAAGGCCTGGTGGCGAAGTGCCCGCCGGGCTTCGGCCATGCCTGGAAGGGGATGACAAACCCCGACAACAACCCGCTGGGCGTCGAGTGGTTCGCGCTGGCGATGGGTCTGGGCTTCGTCCTCTCGTTCGGCTACTGGTGCACGGACTTCCTCGTCGTCCAGCGGGCGATGGCGGCCGACTCGATGAGTTCGGCGCGTCGGACGCCGTTGATCGCGGCGGTCCCCAAGATGATCTTCCCGTTCCTGGTCATCCTCCCCGGCCTGATCGCCGTCGCCCTGCCGACCCCGACCGCCGCCGACCTTCCCGCCGGCGCTCCGGAGTCGGTCGTGAAGGCCGAGTCGATGGGTAAGGGGATCATCCCGGCCAAGGTGGACTCCGCTGGAGTCGTCCAGGTCGACACCAACGGCAAGCCGGTGCTCGACTACGACCTTGCGATCCCCAACATGCTCCTCCACTACTTCCCGACCGGCATGCTTGGCCTCGGCTTGACGGCCCTGCTCGCGAGCTTCATGTCGGGCATGGCGGGCAACATCACGGCCTTCAACACGGTCTGGACGTTCGACATCTACCAGGCCTACATCAAGCCCCAGGCCAGCGATAAGCATTACCTCTGGATGGGCCACTTCGCGACCCTTTTCGGCACGGTGATCTCGATCGCCGCCGCGTACGTTGCGACCAAGTTCAACAATATCATGGAGCTGCTCCAGCTCGTCTTCGCCTTTGTCAACGCCCCGTTGTTCGCCACCTTCGCACTCGGCATGTTCTGGAAGCGGGCCACGGCCGACGGCGCGTTCTACGGGCTGGTCTCGGGCATCGGCGCTGCGGCTCTCCACCACGGCCTGACGCTCCCCGGCGGGTCCGAACCGGGGATCAAGGGGGGCTGGATCCACGTCCTTCACCCCTACCGAAATGAGATGGCCCAGAACTTCTGGACGGCCATCTGGGCCTTCTCGGTCTGCCTCGTCGTGACCATTGCCGTGAGCCTTGTCACGAAGCCCCGGCCCGACAAGGAGCTGCAGGGCCTCGTTTACTCGCTCACGAAGCACGACGTCGATGAACACCTGCCCTGGTACAAGTCTCCCGGGTTCTTTGGGATCGTCGTGGTCCTGTTGAGCATTAGCCTGAACCTGATCTTCCGATGAGGATGCGACGATATGTCCCTTGATATTCGGGTCCCGATCGGACTTCTCTTCCTCTGCCTGGGGGGCTTGCTCACGGGCTTTGGAATCGTGACGCACTTCACGAATCCGGGCATCTACACGATGTCTCTGAACGTGAACATCAACCTCTGGTGGGGCCTCGTCATGATCGCCTTCGGCGCGGCCATGTTCTACTACGGTCGCCGAGGCGTCGCCCTCGCAGGCACGAAACCCGAGGCGAAGGACGCCCTCGCTGCGGGGGACCTTGATTGAGCCGCCTCGTCCGGCTGATGGTCGTCGGTTGCTTCGCCATCACGGCGACCTCCGAGGCTCAATCCGTCGACCGCGTCGGCCCGCCTTCCTGGTGGGCCGACGCCTCGACTCAGAGGATAACGCTCCTCGTCGAGGGCTCCGGCCTGCTCGACGCGACCGTTCGGGTCTCGGAAGGCCCGCTCCGCATCCAGCGGGTCGAGGCGATCGCCGGCGGCCGGGCGCTCTTCGTTGACGTCGAGATTCCCGCCGGCGCCACTCCCGGTCGGTGCGTCCTGGAGGTTGGGCCGTCGCGGATCCCCTGGGAGATCGTCCCCCGGCCTGCTCGAAAGCCCCAGCCTTTCGGGTCTGACGACGTCCTCTACCTCGTCATGCCCGACCGTTTCGCCGACGGCGATCCTGCCAACAACGACCCTCCCGGCGGCGATCGGATGTATGACCGGAAGGACTCCCACGCCTACCACGGGGGCGATTTCGCCGGTATCCGCAAACGCCTTCCCTACCTCGCCGACCTCGGCGTGACGGCCCTCTGGCTCACGCCGATCTACCGGACGGCCGACACCTGGACCGAATCGAACGTCGACGGCCGACCCCGGAAGATGGCCGACTTCCACGGCTATGCCCCGGTGGACTTCTATGGGATCAACCCGCGATTCGGGACCTTCTATGAGTACAGGTCGCTCGTCGACGAGGCCCACGCCCTGGGGATTAAGGTGATCCAGGACCAACTCCTGGGCTTCACCGGCCCGAAGCACCCCTGGCGGAACCGCCCTCCGACCGACGCCTGGCTGCACGGCCCGATCGACCACCCGCCGCAGTGCACGTTCAAGACCGAGACCCTGGCCGATCCGCATTCCCGGGAAGTCGACCGCCGAGGCGTGACCGACGGCTGGTACTATGGCGTCCTGCCCGACCTCGACATGCGCGACGAGCGGGTGATCCGCTACGCCGTCCAGCAATCGCTCTGGTGGACGACCCTGTTCGAGGCCGATGGCGTCCGGTTGGACACCTTCCCCATGGTCGACCGCACCTTCTGGCGGACCTGGCACGGTCGGCTTCAGGAGGTCCATCCGGGGATGCTCGTGGTGGGCGAGGCCATGTGCTGGGACGCCCCCCTGCTGAGCTTCTTCCAGGGAGGACGGGTCGGCTGGGACAGCGTAGATCCGGGGGTTCAGTCTGTCTTCGACTTCCCGATGTGGGGGTCTTCGCAGGGCGTGTTCAAGGGGAAAGACCCCGTGTCGGCCCTCGCGAAAGGGCTGGCGAACGACCATCTGTATCCCCGGTCCGACCTGCTGGTCACGATGCTCGACAACCACGACCTGCCTCGCCTGGCGAGCGTCCCCGGCGTCTCCCCCGCGCGGCTCCGGCTGGCGGCGGCCTTCCTGCTGACCTCGCGAGGCATTCCCCAGTTGACCTGGGGCGACGAGATCGGCCTCCCCGGCGGTCTCGACGACCGCCGCGACTTTCCGGGGGGCTTCCCCAGCGACCCCCGCGACGCCTTCACTCAGGCCGGTCGAACGCCCGATGAGGACCGCCTGTTCCAGACCTTCCGGGCCCTCCTCCACCTTCGTAAGACCGAGCCCGCCCTGCGCCGGGGGCGGCAGACGACGCTGGTCGCATCGGACGACGCTTACGTCTACAGCCGCGAATGCGAAGGCTCGACGGTCGTCGTCGCCATCAACCGGGGCGAGAAGCCCGCCGTCCTCAAACTGCCGGACTCGTTCAAGGGCTCGGGTGCTGTGCTGTACGGCGAAGCTCGTTGGACGCCCCAGCCTGACGGGGCCGAGTTGGAAGTCCCCGCCGAGACGGCGGCCATTCTTGGCTACGCCCGCTGATCAGTCGTAGAGGATCTCGGCGAGTTCGAGAGTGAAGTCGGGGAGGACGTCCTCGCCGGAGAGAGCCTTGGGCTTCTCCAGCCGCTCGGGGGGGCGGCCGGGGCGGTGGATCTCGACCGTCTGGGTGGTCGGGTCGATCAGCCAGCCGAGTCGGACGCCCTGGTCGATGTACTCGGCCATCTTGGCCTGGAGATCGGGGAGGCCGTCGCTGGGGGAGCGGATCTCGGCGACGAAGTCGGGGGCGATGTGCGAGAACCGCTTCCGCTCGCGCGGATCGAGGGCCTCCCATCGTTCGCGACGGATCCACGAGGCGTCCGGCGAGCGGACGGCGGCGTTTGGGAAGGTGAATCCCGACGAAGGGCTGAAGACCTTGCCCAGCCCTTTCCCCTTGTTCCAGGCCGTCAACGGGAAGCTGAGTTCGTTCTCTCGCCCGCCGCTGTCGGGAGAAGCCGGCGCCATCACGATCAGACCTCCATCGGCCGCCTGTTCCAGTCGCAAGTCTCGGTTCGAAGCGCAGAGGCCGGCGAAGTCGTTGGAGTCGACGATGAGGCGGACCCCCCTTGGGATCGTCAGGCTCACCGCGGTGCTCCCATCGTTAGTCCTTGCCTTCGCGATCGTCGGTCGATCGAGCGTGGACGTGTTCATGGTGCGTCCCCAGTCAGTCGTAGAGGATCTCGGCGAGTTCGAGAGTGAAGTCGGGGAGGACGTCCTCGCCGGAGAGAGCGTTGGGCTTCTCGAGCCGCTCGGGCGGGCGGCCGGGGCGGTGGATCTCGACGGTCTGGGTGGTCGGGTCGATCAGCCAGCCGAGGCGCACGCCCTGGTCGATGTACTCGGCCATCTTGGCCTGGAGATCGGGGAGGCCGTCGCTGGGGGAGCGGATCTCGGCGACGAAGTCGGGGGCGATGTGCGAGAACCGCTTCCGCTCGCGCGGATCGAGGGCCTCCCATCGTTCGCGACGGATCCACGAGGCGTCCGGGGCGCGGATCGCACCGTTCGGGAAGGTGAACCCTGATGACGGACTGAAGACCTTGCCGAGTTGCTTGGCCCTATTCCAGATTCCGAGCTGGATGAGGAGTTCTGCTTCCTGCCCTCCGCTGTCTGAAGAAACGGGAGCCATCACGGTCAGTCCTCCGTCGGCCGCCAGTTCCAATCGCAGGCCTCGATTCAATGCGCAGAGCCCGGCGAAGTCCTCGGCGTCGATCCTGAGGCGAACATCGGGCGGCACAATGAGCGACCAGTGCTGCGTGCCGGGAGGCGTCGCGACGTCGGGCTGAGGGGCTTCGAGGGTCGTAGGCTGCATGGCGGGCCTCTTCGGAGTGGCCGGGTCGTGCGGTCGTCTGGATTCAGGGGGCGTCTTTCCAGGAGAGGGTTTGTTTGACCCCCTCTTCAAGTGTCGTCGCGGGCTTGGCGTATCCAGCGCCTCGGAGTTTGCTCATGTCGGCCTGGGTGTAGTTCTGATACTGGCGGCCGAGCTCTGGCGGCATGTCGATGAATTGTATCCGAGGCTCCCGTCCCAGAGCTGTGAAAACGGCCGTGGCGAGGTCCTGGAACGTCCGCGACGTCCCCGTCCCGCTGTTGAAGATCCCGGAGACGCGAGGATTGGCCCAGAGCCAGAGCATGTGGTCGATGCAATCCTCGACGAACACGAAATCCCTGCGCTGGCCGCCGTCGGGGAAGGCCGGGTCGTTCGATCGGAAGAGGCGGACCTCGCCCGTCTCCAGGATCTGTCTGCGAGCGTGCCAGACGACGCTCGCCATCTTCCCCTTGTGGATCTCCCTCGGCCCGTACACGTTGAAGAACTTGAGCCCGGCCCAGGCCGGCGGCTGGGGGCGGCC
The nucleotide sequence above comes from Paludisphaera rhizosphaerae. Encoded proteins:
- a CDS encoding Uma2 family endonuclease encodes the protein MQPTTLEAPQPDVATPPGTQHWSLIVPPDVRLRIDAEDFAGLCALNRGLRLELAADGGLTVMAPVSSDSGGQEAELLIQLGIWNRAKQLGKVFSPSSGFTFPNGAIRAPDASWIRRERWEALDPRERKRFSHIAPDFVAEIRSPSDGLPDLQAKMAEYIDQGVRLGWLIDPTTQTVEIHRPGRPPERLEKPNALSGEDVLPDFTLELAEILYD
- the rfaD gene encoding ADP-glyceromanno-heptose 6-epimerase translates to MIAITGAAGFIGSNLAHRLSAAGREVLLVDHPLTAATAVNWTGLGRFRFVPMEQFRHDLEKGAGVGIEAVFHLGACSSTTETDWSFLLENNIGYTQALWNWCASEEKPFYYASSAATYGDGSKGFSDRTPPTDLEPLNLYGKSKNDFDVWALNEIAEGRPQPPAWAGLKFFNVYGPREIHKGKMASVVWHARRQILETGEVRLFRSNDPAFPDGGQRRDFVFVEDCIDHMLWLWANPRVSGIFNSGTGTSRTFQDLATAVFTALGREPRIQFIDMPPELGRQYQNYTQADMSKLRGAGYAKPATTLEEGVKQTLSWKDAP
- a CDS encoding Uma2 family endonuclease gives rise to the protein MSLTIPRGVRLIVDSNDFAGLCASNRDLRLEQAADGGLIVMAPASPDSGGRENELSFPLTAWNKGKGLGKVFSPSSGFTFPNAAVRSPDASWIRRERWEALDPRERKRFSHIAPDFVAEIRSPSDGLPDLQAKMAEYIDQGVRLGWLIDPTTQTVEIHRPGRPPERLEKPKALSGEDVLPDFTLELAEILYD
- a CDS encoding alpha-amylase family glycosyl hydrolase — protein: MSRLVRLMVVGCFAITATSEAQSVDRVGPPSWWADASTQRITLLVEGSGLLDATVRVSEGPLRIQRVEAIAGGRALFVDVEIPAGATPGRCVLEVGPSRIPWEIVPRPARKPQPFGSDDVLYLVMPDRFADGDPANNDPPGGDRMYDRKDSHAYHGGDFAGIRKRLPYLADLGVTALWLTPIYRTADTWTESNVDGRPRKMADFHGYAPVDFYGINPRFGTFYEYRSLVDEAHALGIKVIQDQLLGFTGPKHPWRNRPPTDAWLHGPIDHPPQCTFKTETLADPHSREVDRRGVTDGWYYGVLPDLDMRDERVIRYAVQQSLWWTTLFEADGVRLDTFPMVDRTFWRTWHGRLQEVHPGMLVVGEAMCWDAPLLSFFQGGRVGWDSVDPGVQSVFDFPMWGSSQGVFKGKDPVSALAKGLANDHLYPRSDLLVTMLDNHDLPRLASVPGVSPARLRLAAAFLLTSRGIPQLTWGDEIGLPGGLDDRRDFPGGFPSDPRDAFTQAGRTPDEDRLFQTFRALLHLRKTEPALRRGRQTTLVASDDAYVYSRECEGSTVVVAINRGEKPAVLKLPDSFKGSGAVLYGEARWTPQPDGAELEVPAETAAILGYAR
- a CDS encoding sodium:solute symporter family protein, which produces MHTTLAWIDYLIMVIYFAFVLGIGFALKRFMKTSTDFFLSGRSIPAWVAGLAFISANLGAQEVIGMAASGAKYGISTAHFYWLGAIPAMVFVGLFMMPFYYGSRARSVPEYLRLRFDEKTRGLNAISFAVMTVMSSGISMYAMAKLIETLHIFDPLMQALGLPMSYVFHLSIIVSALITLGYVYLGGLTSAIYNEVLQFFLIVAGFFPLVALGLWNVGGWEGLVAKCPPGFGHAWKGMTNPDNNPLGVEWFALAMGLGFVLSFGYWCTDFLVVQRAMAADSMSSARRTPLIAAVPKMIFPFLVILPGLIAVALPTPTAADLPAGAPESVVKAESMGKGIIPAKVDSAGVVQVDTNGKPVLDYDLAIPNMLLHYFPTGMLGLGLTALLASFMSGMAGNITAFNTVWTFDIYQAYIKPQASDKHYLWMGHFATLFGTVISIAAAYVATKFNNIMELLQLVFAFVNAPLFATFALGMFWKRATADGAFYGLVSGIGAAALHHGLTLPGGSEPGIKGGWIHVLHPYRNEMAQNFWTAIWAFSVCLVVTIAVSLVTKPRPDKELQGLVYSLTKHDVDEHLPWYKSPGFFGIVVVLLSISLNLIFR